One window of Nitrospirota bacterium genomic DNA carries:
- the lexA gene encoding transcriptional repressor LexA, whose translation MKPIDLKRVREQLGLTQQQLADALLTTRVSVARYESGMRRIPGMVQVALERLGRSSEIPMAGMVAAGAPIEPVPQSELIDVPPSMLRGGDTFALRVKGESMKDDGILPGDLVVVRKQAMAQNGQIVVALVNHEATIKTYFKKDSHIELHPANATMQPIIVRASDTFHIEGILIGVIRHCAV comes from the coding sequence ATGAAGCCGATTGACCTAAAACGAGTTCGAGAACAGCTTGGTCTGACCCAACAGCAACTTGCCGATGCGTTGCTGACGACACGTGTGTCGGTTGCACGCTACGAATCTGGTATGCGTCGTATTCCTGGAATGGTCCAAGTCGCATTGGAGCGGTTGGGGCGGTCGTCTGAAATTCCCATGGCAGGGATGGTGGCGGCTGGCGCGCCGATTGAGCCGGTCCCCCAGTCCGAACTCATCGATGTCCCACCCAGTATGTTACGGGGAGGAGATACGTTTGCACTCCGTGTCAAAGGGGAGTCGATGAAGGATGACGGGATCCTCCCTGGCGATCTGGTCGTGGTGAGAAAACAGGCGATGGCGCAGAACGGGCAAATCGTCGTGGCGTTGGTGAATCATGAGGCGACGATCAAGACCTACTTCAAGAAGGACTCACACATTGAGCTGCATCCTGCAAATGCGACGATGCAGCCGATTATCGTACGAGCGTCAGATACGTTTCATATCGAGGGCATTCTCATCGGCGTGATTCGGCACTGTGCGGTGTAA